A window from Oncorhynchus mykiss isolate Arlee chromosome 9, USDA_OmykA_1.1, whole genome shotgun sequence encodes these proteins:
- the chrna4b gene encoding LOW QUALITY PROTEIN: neuronal acetylcholine receptor subunit alpha-4b (The sequence of the model RefSeq protein was modified relative to this genomic sequence to represent the inferred CDS: inserted 1 base in 1 codon) produces MLSVLPMXAEERLLKNLFARYNKLSRPVANTSDVVLVHFGLSIAQLIDVDEKNQMMTTNVWVKQEWNDYKLRWNPEEYENVTSIRIPSEIIWRPDIVLYNNADGDFAVTHLTKAHLFYDGRIKWMPPAIYKSSCSIDVTFFPFDQQNCKMKFGSWTYDRAKIDLISIASDVDQMDYWESGEWVIINAVGKYNTKKYECCTEIYPDITYYFIIRRLPLFYTINLIIPCLLISCLTVLVFYLPSQCGEKITLCISVLLSLTVFLLLITEIIPSTSLVIPLIGEYLLFTMIFVTLSIIITVFVLNVHHRSPRTHGMPHWVRRVFLDLVPRVLFMKRPPATAKQNCRKLIEMMHRTSSSTAASQSQSFWAGVETGLGQLGQLGHTMPATPSDSSNILALSPSPSPSPTQGLPLEEHPIKAPQLFCRSPSSQYSILLEEPGKLGNTASPLSCSTHSSTPCSSPPSLPLGPLGPVHSLPRDEPQILSPNGRSHSVEHVFDHQRESNWEPPQRVGHRCRSHSFQYCCLHEEGGGVAGGGKGREAVGEGRLKRQVLLDQLARASSTEPTVDLVIRETMVHRISPSMRRAIEGVQYIADHLRAEDADFSVKEDWKYVAMVIDRIFLWMFVLVCILGTLGLFLPPWLAGMI; encoded by the exons ATGCTTTCCGTGCTGCCCA CCGCTGAGGAGAGGCTTCTCAAGAACCTGTTTGCCCGCTACAACAAGCTGTCCCGGCCTGTGGCCAACACCTCCGATGTGGTGCTGGTCCACTTTGGCCTCTCCATCGCCCAGCTCATCGACGTG GATGAGAAGAACCAGATGATGACGACCAACGTCTGGGTGAAACAA GAGTGGAATGATTATAAACTCCGCTGGAACCCAGAGGAGTACGAGAATGTCACCTCCATCCGCATCCCGTCGGAAATCATCTGGAGGCCTGATATTGTGCTTTATAACAA CGCTGATGGTGACTTCGCGGTGACCCACCTGACCAAGGCCCACCTGTTCTACGACGGACGCATCAAGTGGATGCCGCCGGCCATCTACAAGTCCTCCTGCAGCATTGACGTCACCTTCTTCCCCTTCGACCAGCAGAACTGCAAGATGAAGTTTGGTTCGTGGACTTACGACCGTGCCAAGATCGACTTGATCAGCATAGCCAGTGATGTGGACCAGATGGACTACTGGGAGAGCGGGGAGTGGGTGATCATCAACGCTGTGGGCAAGTACAACACCAAGAAGTACGAGTGCTGCACCGAGATCTACCCCGACATCACCTATTACTTCATCATCCGCAGGCTGCCGCTCTTCTACACTATCAACCTGATTATACCATGTCTGTTGATCTCCTGTCTGACTGTCTTGGTCTTCTATCTGCCCTCCCAGTGTGGCGAGAAGATCaccctgtgtatctctgtgttgctgtctctcACCGTCTTCCTCTTGCTCATTACCGAGATCATCCCGTCCACCTCGCTGGTCATCCCGCTCATCGGCGAGTACCTCCTCTTCACAATGATCTTTGTCACCCTATCTATCATCATCACCGTCTTTGTGCTCAACGTCCACCACCGCTCGCCGCGCACCCACGGCATGCCGCACTGGGTGCGCCGGGTCTTCCTGGACCTGGTGCCTCGTGTGCTTTTCATGAAGCGGCCACCGGCCACCGCCAAGCAGAACTGCCGGAAGCTGATTGAGATGATGCACCGGACCAGCTCCTCGACAGCAGCCAGTCAGTCGCAGTCTTTCTGGGCCGGGGTGGAAACGGGGCTAGGACAGCTTGGACAGCTGGGACACACAATGCCTGCCACCCCCTCTGACAGCTCCAACATCCTGGCCCTTtccccttcaccatctccctctcctacccAGGGCCTGCCCTTGGAGGAGCACCCCATCAAGGCCCCCCAGCTCTTCTGCCGCTCCCCTTCCAGCCAGTACTCCATCCTCCTTGAGGAGCCTGGCAAGCTCGGGAACACCGCCTCCCCTTTGTCCTGCTCAACCCACTCCTCCACTCCATGCTCTTCCCCCCCGTCTCTGCCGCTGGGTCCCCTGGGTCCAGTCCACTCTCTTCCCCGGGACGAGCCACAAATACTGTCCCCCAACGGGCGGAGCCACAGTGTAGAGCACgtgtttgaccaccagagggagtCTAACTGGGAGCCCCCCCAAAGGGTCGGGCACCGCTGCCGCTCCCACAGCTTCCAGTACTGCTGCCTGCACGAGGAAGGGGGTGGGGTTGCTGGTGGTGGCAAGGGCCGAGAGGCTGTAGGTGAAGGAAGGCTAAAGAGACAGGTCCTGCTAGACCAACTAGCTAGAGCCTCCTCCACAGAGCCCACTGTTGACCTAGTGATCCGGGAAACCATGGTCCACAGAATATCCCCGTCGATGAGAAGGGCCATAGAGGGTGTGCAGTACATCGCTGACCACCTCAGGGCAGAGGACGCCGACTTCTCA GTAAAGGAGGACTGGAAGTATGTGGCCATGGTCATTGACAGGATATTTCTGTGGATGTTTGTACTAGTGTGTATACTGGGAACACTGGGACTATTCCTTCCTCCTTGGCTGGCTGGAATGATCTAG